ACTAGTCTTATCAGAAAATGTTACTTTATCAATACTAGAAAACTCTAATTTAAAACTATCTGATGAAGATGGATTTAAATCTAACATTTTAGAGTAAATTGCATTACTAATTGATTCGTTATCGTGGTTTGCTTTTTCCAAGTTGCCTTTATCAATTAATTTGGAATTATCAATTACAGAATCTACAATCGCTTTTACAGAAGTCTGAGCACCATATGTGAAATTCTCTTTAATATAGTCCACAATTTGGCTTGGCTCCTTATCGATTTTTAAATAAGGCGATAACAATACTTTGATATTAGAAATAGCTGATGTTGTATTTTCCTTATCCCTATAAACAATTGAGCTGTCTAAAAAACCTTTCATAAAATATTTTGAAATAGTGGAGTCTTGACTATCACGAATTTTTGTATGGAAAATAGTTTCTTCATGATTCGCTCTGTAACTTTGCTCCACTGGGTATTGTTCTAGGTTATTTTTAAAAACAAGTGCCCCTTTTTGTAAAGCTTGCGATTTGTCAGGGAGTAGGTCTAATTGCTCGGTTAATTTTTGTTTTGAAGAATATTGAACACCAAACACTTTTTCCATTTTCATTAATGCAATTAAATCACCATATGTATTGTGATTACAATGTAGAATCACAAACAAAAAACTTTTTTTAGCTTGTTTACTAATATTATCCAATAAATTCTTTGTTATGTTTTCTGAATAATGATGAAATTTCACATCTTCTTCAGTGACAGTAGATTTATTTTCTGATAGTAAATCGACTAACTGTGATTGTTTATCGAGGTCTATTACATCATTAGATATTGTTAGGATATTTTTTATTGATTTCAAGACACTGGAATTCGGTTCATTAAATCTTGCAGTACGAGTTCCAGGTTTTGAATAAATATTTTCTACATGATTCCCGAAGAAAAGGTGTATTTTTTCGGATAAACTATCCCCATCTATTATTGGACCTTTTATATAAGTTTCTTCCACTGGATGTATTTCATCAATAACTAATTTATAAATTTTGATAGTAGAATTTCCAATTTCCTCTGTGACTTTATCCTGTAATTTTGTTTCCTGCTCTGATTTAATCTCTGTGATTTCCATTTTACACCTCTAAATATTTTATTGAATTATAGTAATACATAACTAAATATGAATAACTTTATTTTTTGAACCAATTTTAAAAAAGTCTCGATATATTGTCTTGTGTAAATATAACTATAAAAATATTAAAAAATAAAGTTATACCATTACTGTTTAATATTTACACGTTAGGGTGTTTTTAAGGGCATGCAGTTGCAGCATGCCCTAATTTTTCTCATTTTTTATGATTTCCCAAATGTTACGAAGCTTACGTACTGCTTCTTCATCTGATTCAGGAAGCTCCCTGTAAAATACATTTAATTCTGGATCATTGGCGAAGGCTTGAAAGTCAGCTTCGTCTTTTTCTTGTGGTGTGATTGAATTGATGTTAGTACGTCCAAGAAGGTAGTCAAGTGATACTCCAAAGAAGTCAGCGAGGTTCTCTAACGTATCAAAGTCAGGTTGTCTACTTCCTTGTTCATAAGCTCCATATGTAGCACGAGCAATACCAACCTTGTTCGCTACATCAGCTTGTAAAAGTTTTCTTTCTTTCCTTAAAGAAGTTAAACGTGTGCTGAATTCCATGTTTGTACCTCCTTCCTTATAAGGAATTATAACGCTACAAAATGTAGAATTAAACATTTTCTTCGAAATGAAGAATATTTATTGACAGGCTACAAA
The genomic region above belongs to Lysinibacillus sp. FSL W8-0992 and contains:
- a CDS encoding helix-turn-helix domain-containing protein → MEFSTRLTSLRKERKLLQADVANKVGIARATYGAYEQGSRQPDFDTLENLADFFGVSLDYLLGRTNINSITPQEKDEADFQAFANDPELNVFYRELPESDEEAVRKLRNIWEIIKNEKN